The following coding sequences are from one Pararge aegeria chromosome 13, ilParAegt1.1, whole genome shotgun sequence window:
- the LOC120628878 gene encoding uncharacterized protein LOC120628878 → MAVVWSNENILTLIEMYQNSQLLWDTSHRDYKNKIKKNDAWESIATTLDIPRKDVEGKMHNLRSQFLRERKKIASSKSTGSGSGDVHKSTWFAYDSLLFLVKGSTSSGSMDTMNTQSSESSVALEEIPVASQVLTQPPEASTSPPLPTQPIPVPLPNTQNKRKKDDLSEVYEIMKSAKARMDQPKDEFQVYADYVASELRNIKNEHAVLQAKYFINNILLEARMGKYNYAEYQTGSNSSHTQSYGYRSAPQQSSYSTNSVNDDIVTANASHVNNDNEAPTAPTFTELRQIENIEELVSHFESETQNKE, encoded by the exons ATGGCAGTAGTGTGGTCCAACGAGAATATATTGACCCTGATCGAGATGTATCAAAATTCGCAATTATTGTGGGACACTTCACATCgtgattataaaaacaaaattaaaaaaaatgatgcatGGGAATCTATCGCGACTACATTAGATATACCTAGAAAAGACGTCGAGGGAAAAATGCATAACTTAAGGTCTCAGTTTCTCagggagagaaaaaaaattgcaagctCAAAATCCACTGGAAGTGGAAGTGGGGATGTTCACAAAAGTACCTGGTTTGCGTATGATTCGCTGCTTTTCCTAGTAAAAGGGTCGACAAGTTCAGGCAGTATGGACACTATGAATACTCAG tCATCCGAAAGTTCGGTGGCACTCGAAGAAATACCAGTGGCATCGCAAGTATTAACGCAACCACCAGAGGCATCAACGTCGCCGCCATTACCAACTCAACCAATACCGGTGCCGCTTCCAAATActcaaaataaaaggaaaaaagatgATCTGAGTGAGGTATATGAAATAATGAAGAGCGCAAAAGCCAGGATGGATCAACCAAAAGACGAATTTCAAGTTTACGCCGACTATGTAGCTTCTGagttaagaaatataaagaatgaacATGCTGTGCTACAGGCGaagtactttattaataatatcttattagAGGCTAGGATGGGAAAATACAACTATGCAGAATACCAAACGGGAAGTAATTCAAGCCATACTCAAAGTTATGGATACCGTTCTGCTCCTCAACAGTCATCCTATTCGACAAATTCTGTTAATGATGATATAGTAACTGCTAATGCTTCTCatgttaataatgataatgaagcaCCAACTGCACCAACTTTCACAGAATTACGACAAATTGAGAATATTGAAGAACTAGTTTCCCACTTTGAATCAGAAACGCAGaacaaagaataa
- the LOC120628876 gene encoding protein ANTAGONIST OF LIKE HETEROCHROMATIN PROTEIN 1-like — translation MTRSHWPVVISMSPEEVVLFSAAYIIIRKTLAKRKKKRWWVREYLLQRESSSLITSLRMRDGSFENFTRMSRTDFEILLNMVGPAVVKQDTKFRKSIDPHIRLAITLRYLATGDSYGSLSYTFRVSKSVICHTIPEVCKELIKALNSFVKTPTDVNEWKEKSRNFEILWNFPHCIGAIDGKHVLLEAPPNSGSDYYNYKENFSLVLLAIVDAEYNFVYVNCGAKGKSSDSGVFQETTFYKALNEEQLNLPDPEPLVQGGPKIPYVLVGDSAFALSENMMRPYPGIHEKGSLKRIFNYRLSRARRIVENVFGIMSVVFRVFRKAIPLRPVNAELVVMACVYLHNFLRRNTTSTARYTPNTTFDLEDAGHNVVEGSWRRELTNNNMRNLSRQGRPPPQSAQTIRNLFAEYFCSAQGSVPWQTIQS, via the exons ATGACTCGTTCACATTGGCCAGTCGTGATCAGTATGTCGCCCGAGGAAGTAGTGTTGTTCAGTGCAGCTTACATAATTATTCGGAAGACATTagcaaaacgtaaaaaaaagagGTGGTGGGTCCGGGAATATTTGCTCCAAAGGGAAAGTTCAAGTTTAATAACCAGTCTTCGAATGCGCGATGGATCTTTCGAAAATTTTACTAGAATGTCTAGAACCGATTTTGAgatacttttaaatatggttGGGCCGGCCGTAGTCAAGCAAGATACAAAGTTTCGGAAATCTATCGACCCTCACATCAGACTCGCTATAACATTGAGATACTTGGCAACTGGCGATAGTTATGGTTCATTGTCCTATACTTTTAGAGTGTCAAAATCAGTAATTTGTCATACTATACCAGAAGTTTGCAAAGAATTGATAAAGGCATTAAATTCTTTtgttaaa ACGCCAACCGATGTAAATGAATGGAAAGAGAAATCtcgtaattttgaaatattatggaATTTTCCTCACTGCATCGGAGCGATAGATGGAAAGCATGTGTTACTAGAAGCGCCACCCAATTCTGGCagtgattattataattacaaagagAATTTTAGCTTAGTTCTCTTAGCAATTGTGGATGCTGAGTATaactttgtatatgttaattgtGGTGCAAAAGGGAAGTCGTCTGACAGTGGAGTATTCCAGGAGACTACATTTTATAAAGCACTTAATGAAGAGCAACTGAATTTACCAGATCCTGAGCCACTGGTCCAAGGTGGTCCGAAAATACCATACGTTCTAGTGGGAGATAGTGCATTTGCACTTTCTGAAAACATGATGAGGCCCTACCCCGGCATTCATGAAAAGGGAAGCTTAAAGCGGATTTTCAACTACAGGCTGTCAAGAGCAAGAAGAattgttgaaaatgtttttggcATTATGTCTGTAGTGTTTCGCGTATTTCGTAAAGCTATCCCATTACGTCCAGTAAATGCTGAATTAGTTGTAATGGCTTGcgtgtacctacataatttccTGAGACGTAATACAACTTCAACCGCGAGGTATACACCAAATACCACATTTGATTTAGAAGACGCTGGTCATAATGTTGTGGAAGGTTCGTGGCGAAGGGAgttgacaaataataatatgaggaACTTAAGTAGGCAAGGCAGACCTCCTCCTCAATCCGCTCAGACAATAAGAAACCTCTTTGCTGAATATTTCTGCAGTGCTCAAGGAAGTGTCCCATGGCAAACTATTCAATCATAG